One region of Pseudomonadota bacterium genomic DNA includes:
- the speB gene encoding agmatinase, with protein MTSNTYETGRLNLPFVGHCTFGKQPPCLDWSAIDAHVAVLGAPFDMGTQYRAGARFGPRAIREASTLFSFGHGGAYDFEDDISYMPVDQVRMVDIGDADMIHTDTIKSHDNIELGVRAILDAGALPVVLGGDHSVHAPCIRAFSDQEPVHIIQIDAHLDFVDERHGVRYGHGNPLRRASEMEHVTGFSQLGIRNVSSSNRDDYAAARKAGSDILSVRDVRRLGTQGVLDRIPDGVRYYATIDVDGFDPSIAPGTGTPSHGGFLYYEVLEIFQGLVKKGDIVGIDFVEVAPDYDHTGSTAFLAAQFLMNVLGFIFHEKGMSA; from the coding sequence GTGACCTCGAACACGTATGAAACCGGACGCCTGAATCTGCCATTTGTCGGCCACTGTACCTTCGGCAAGCAGCCGCCGTGCCTGGACTGGTCGGCAATAGACGCCCATGTCGCCGTGCTCGGCGCGCCGTTCGATATGGGTACCCAGTACCGCGCCGGCGCCCGCTTCGGCCCGCGCGCCATCCGCGAAGCCTCGACGCTGTTCTCGTTCGGTCATGGCGGCGCGTACGACTTCGAAGACGACATCAGCTACATGCCGGTCGACCAGGTGCGCATGGTCGATATCGGCGATGCCGACATGATTCATACCGACACGATCAAGAGTCACGACAACATCGAACTGGGCGTCCGGGCGATCCTGGACGCCGGCGCGCTGCCGGTCGTGCTGGGCGGCGATCACTCCGTGCATGCTCCCTGCATTCGCGCCTTCTCCGATCAGGAGCCCGTGCACATCATCCAAATCGACGCCCACCTGGACTTTGTCGACGAGCGACACGGCGTGCGCTACGGCCACGGCAATCCATTGCGGCGAGCATCCGAAATGGAGCATGTCACCGGTTTCAGCCAACTCGGCATCCGCAATGTCTCATCGTCAAACCGCGACGACTACGCGGCCGCGCGCAAGGCGGGCTCCGACATTCTGTCAGTCCGCGATGTCCGACGGCTGGGAACGCAAGGGGTGCTCGACCGCATCCCCGACGGCGTGCGCTACTACGCGACCATCGACGTCGACGGCTTCGATCCCTCGATCGCGCCGGGGACGGGCACGCCGAGCCATGGCGGGTTCCTCTACTACGAAGTCTTGGAGATCTTCCAAGGGCTGGTGAAGAAAGGCGACATTGTCGGCATCGACTTCGTCGAGGTCGCGCCCGACTACGATCACACCGGATCGACCGCCTTCCTGGCCGCCCAGTTTCTGATGAATGTGCTGGGCTTCATCTTCCACGAAAAAGGCATGAGCGCCTGA
- a CDS encoding LysR family transcriptional regulator has protein sequence MLHSLHTPDIRLLRVFMTVVECGGFSAAQIALNVGQSTISTQMSDLESRLGMRLCRRGRSGFALTEDGKFVYESAKSLFRSIDQFTSAVNGARGGLSGELRIAFADVLYRNPDFRLAQAIAVFLERGADVRFDLSTANPLDIEHGVLGERYHLGIHTYPSHVPGLRYYPAFTEEQTLYCGRKHPLFERANKGRVSLDDVQKFDYVQRSYYGGALSTGPFKPANIAASADNMEALLVLLMSGHYIGHLPTAWANEYVTQGELTPVLAKKSRYYTLFEVAVRVGGPQSMLIETFLSDLRELLPGNGSDKSLAKAG, from the coding sequence ATGCTTCATTCGCTTCATACCCCGGACATCCGCTTGCTGCGGGTGTTCATGACCGTCGTGGAATGCGGTGGGTTCTCCGCCGCCCAGATCGCGCTCAATGTCGGCCAGTCGACGATTAGCACGCAGATGAGTGATCTGGAAAGCCGGCTCGGCATGCGGCTGTGCCGGCGCGGACGCAGCGGTTTCGCGCTGACCGAGGACGGCAAATTCGTCTATGAGTCCGCGAAGTCGTTGTTCCGCTCGATCGACCAGTTCACCTCTGCGGTGAATGGCGCGCGCGGTGGCCTTAGCGGCGAGCTGCGCATCGCCTTTGCCGACGTGCTCTATCGCAACCCGGACTTCCGTCTTGCCCAGGCGATCGCCGTCTTTCTGGAACGCGGCGCTGATGTGCGTTTCGACCTGAGTACCGCCAACCCGCTCGATATCGAACATGGTGTGCTCGGCGAGCGCTACCATCTGGGGATCCACACCTATCCCAGTCACGTGCCGGGCCTGCGCTATTACCCCGCCTTCACCGAGGAGCAGACGCTTTACTGCGGGCGCAAACATCCGTTGTTCGAGCGTGCCAACAAGGGCCGGGTCAGTCTGGACGACGTCCAGAAGTTCGACTACGTGCAGCGCTCCTATTACGGTGGCGCGCTCTCGACCGGACCTTTCAAACCAGCCAACATCGCCGCCTCGGCCGACAACATGGAAGCGCTGCTGGTGCTGCTGATGTCCGGCCACTATATCGGCCACCTGCCGACGGCGTGGGCGAACGAGTACGTCACACAAGGCGAACTGACGCCAGTCCTGGCGAAGAAGTCACGCTATTACACGCTGTTCGAGGTTGCCGTGCGGGTCGGCGGACCACAGTCCATGCTGATCGAGACCTTCCTGTCGGATCTGCGCGAACTGCTGCCCGGCAACGGTTCGGACAAGTCGCTGGCCAAGGCGGGTTAG
- a CDS encoding adenine nucleotide alpha hydrolase, whose protein sequence is MAETQAGLLALIALPKGAALVNVLTGIGDKAIAVSGGVDSMTLAVVAHRADPERTTVCHAVSPAVPPEATDRVRQYAVREGWKLVVIDAGEFDDQRYLANPLDRCFYCKTDLYGAIATRRAGTLMSGTNLDDLGDFRPGLKAAAAHGVVHPFVEAGFAKVDVRAAAAALGLDDIKALPAMPCLASRIETGIAVSPDLVRGVHAAERLVGAAVTADTVRCRVAHDGIRIELDDDALARLSTSRRTMLSNKVRNVFSATDAADTVTFAAYRRGSAFLGKPGDD, encoded by the coding sequence ATGGCTGAGACCCAGGCCGGATTGCTGGCGCTTATCGCCTTGCCCAAGGGCGCTGCGCTGGTGAACGTGCTGACCGGCATCGGCGACAAGGCGATCGCGGTCAGCGGTGGCGTCGACAGCATGACCCTTGCCGTCGTCGCCCATCGGGCCGACCCGGAACGAACGACGGTCTGCCACGCGGTGTCGCCGGCGGTGCCGCCGGAGGCGACGGATCGCGTGCGCCAATACGCTGTCCGCGAAGGCTGGAAGCTCGTCGTGATCGATGCAGGCGAGTTCGACGACCAGCGTTATCTCGCCAACCCACTTGACCGGTGCTTCTACTGCAAGACCGATCTTTATGGTGCCATCGCCACGCGGCGGGCGGGTACGCTGATGTCGGGGACCAATCTGGACGACCTCGGGGATTTCCGGCCCGGTCTCAAGGCGGCGGCCGCGCACGGGGTGGTGCACCCATTTGTCGAGGCGGGCTTTGCCAAGGTCGATGTCCGCGCAGCGGCGGCGGCGCTCGGCCTCGATGACATCAAGGCGCTGCCGGCCATGCCATGCCTGGCGAGCCGTATCGAGACCGGCATCGCCGTCTCGCCCGACCTGGTGCGCGGCGTGCACGCTGCCGAGAGACTGGTTGGTGCCGCGGTGACCGCTGATACGGTGCGCTGTCGGGTCGCCCATGACGGCATTCGCATTGAACTCGACGATGACGCGCTCGCACGGTTGAGCACGTCGCGCCGCACCATGCTTTCCAACAAGGTACGAAATGTTTTCAGCGCGACGGACGCAGCCGATACCGTGACCTTTGCCGCCTACAGGCGAGGCAGCGCGTTCCTCGGCAAGCCGGGCGATGACTGA
- a CDS encoding xanthine dehydrogenase family protein subunit M, with protein MRSQFDYSRPTSPQEAVAMRANLGDGARFWAGGTDMTLMWQREEVSLDHCIDLTYLDELRFMDVADDRIRIGAMATLAALERSADRHAHLKTLSDITKLMCTPQTRSIATVGGNLCNASPAADLSPAFVALDAEAVILRPDGERRIAMEDFFEGVNHTVVSNGDLLSEIDIPLPSDHRVGASYRRIDRTVVDIALVNASVSVSVDAASRVAGTRIALGAVAPVIIRSSAAEAVLIGADLNGIDGGLLVKAGELAAADARPISDVRASADYRRAMIKVMVKRALNDAITKLGGTVT; from the coding sequence ATGCGATCACAGTTTGACTATTCACGCCCGACCTCGCCGCAAGAGGCCGTCGCCATGCGGGCCAACCTTGGCGACGGCGCGCGCTTCTGGGCGGGCGGCACGGATATGACCCTTATGTGGCAACGCGAGGAGGTGTCGCTTGATCATTGCATCGACCTCACCTACCTCGATGAGCTCCGGTTCATGGACGTCGCCGACGACCGCATTCGTATCGGTGCCATGGCGACGCTGGCGGCGCTGGAACGTTCGGCCGACCGCCACGCGCACCTCAAGACGCTAAGCGACATCACCAAGCTGATGTGCACACCGCAGACCCGGTCCATCGCAACCGTCGGCGGCAACCTGTGCAACGCGTCGCCAGCGGCCGACCTGTCGCCGGCCTTTGTCGCCCTGGACGCCGAAGCCGTTATCCTGCGTCCCGATGGCGAGCGCCGCATCGCCATGGAAGATTTCTTCGAAGGCGTGAACCACACGGTCGTCTCGAACGGCGACCTGTTGTCGGAGATCGACATTCCCCTACCGTCAGACCACCGTGTTGGGGCGTCCTATCGGCGTATCGATCGCACGGTTGTCGATATCGCCCTGGTCAACGCGTCAGTCTCGGTGTCGGTCGATGCGGCCTCGCGCGTTGCCGGCACGCGGATCGCGCTTGGCGCCGTGGCGCCCGTCATCATTCGATCGTCCGCGGCGGAAGCGGTGCTGATCGGCGCTGACCTCAACGGCATCGACGGCGGCTTGCTGGTCAAGGCGGGCGAGTTGGCCGCAGCCGATGCCAGACCAATTTCCGACGTCCGTGCCAGCGCTGACTATCGCCGCGCCATGATCAAGGTGATGGTCAAGCGCGCCCTTAACGACGCAATCACCAAACTTGGAGGGACGGTCACATGA
- a CDS encoding (2Fe-2S)-binding protein — translation MTTLKVNGQTHTLDVAPNRTLADVLRNELGLIGVRVSCSEGECGSCTVLVDGEPVTSCMMLVDQGEQHELQTIEGLGTSDDLHPIQQAFVEQQGFQCAFCTPGFVMSAKAFLAENPNPTREETAFAMSGNICRCGAYPYIVDAVMNAAEKLRARDGADRRAAD, via the coding sequence ATGACAACGCTCAAGGTCAACGGCCAGACCCATACCCTGGATGTCGCGCCGAACCGCACGCTTGCCGACGTCCTGCGCAACGAACTCGGCCTGATTGGTGTTCGGGTGTCCTGTTCCGAGGGCGAGTGCGGCTCGTGCACGGTCCTGGTCGACGGCGAACCGGTGACCTCGTGCATGATGCTGGTCGACCAGGGTGAACAGCATGAACTTCAGACAATCGAAGGATTGGGCACCTCCGACGATCTGCACCCGATCCAGCAGGCATTCGTCGAGCAACAGGGTTTTCAGTGCGCCTTTTGCACGCCTGGCTTCGTTATGAGCGCCAAGGCGTTCTTGGCCGAGAACCCGAACCCAACACGTGAGGAAACGGCGTTTGCCATGAGCGGCAACATCTGCCGCTGCGGCGCCTACCCCTATATCGTCGACGCGGTCATGAATGCGGCAGAAAAGTTGCGCGCCCGTGACGGCGCCGATCGTCGCGCCGCGGACTAG
- a CDS encoding xanthine dehydrogenase family protein molybdopterin-binding subunit, whose product MGYEDRNFSVVGKGVHVKDASEKVTGALKYAVDLKVQNMAYGKILRCPHPHARITRIDTSKAEALAGVYGVLTHLDTPGLDWEAAWFNYRGKVLDGIGRFVGDDMAAVAAVSEEIAEQAVRLIEVEYEVLPHVFDMEEARKMDAPQIRDEGNERDPYIVEWGDVAEGEKDAEVTVDCDIFYESQQYAPLGRNAAIAEWMGDKVTLWTSSQTPSELRDGVHEALGIPLSKIRVMALPCGSSFGQWWSNNFMIITVLLAKKARRAVKIELTNEECMATVKRRHLERTRGRMGCTKDGQITLAQFDHLIDNGGYGFKDDVGFFCVDMWGRARHGHYAVHGINTNLLTAGCMRGVGDCTLGASVERVADQLAEKVGMDPVDFRIKNQIKPGEELRMQHSKHNMKGNIKEYIDGIREDLKEDWPELFHLSSGSTEDILTMGADAFGWKERWKGWGKPHTVDGPLRRAVGVGTGAHVCGVEFEGSTSAVVRINPDGSLKVHCSVGRQGQGSETTQSQVAAEAMGVSLDMVEIETGDTDSCPWSHGSLASNTMYRVGWATRAATMDARRQLLEIAARELFDGADPAELDITDGVVHPKGQPDSNRRFPITQVLHEIRSDTLGQTSSITGRPSVPMPPATTFARQFAAQFVEVEVDIETGQIKLLDFLAAQDSGTVVNPQVLKNQVIGGAICGAGFAIYEHLVFDEETGAIKNANLLDYKLLRAADFPHQAKVMFSESYDPVGPFGARGAGESPIAASIAAVAQAVYNATGVWVDLPMTPERVVRALGGV is encoded by the coding sequence ATGGGATACGAAGACAGAAACTTCTCCGTCGTCGGCAAGGGCGTTCACGTCAAGGATGCCAGCGAAAAGGTGACGGGCGCGCTCAAATACGCGGTCGATCTTAAGGTCCAGAACATGGCCTATGGCAAGATCCTGCGCTGCCCGCACCCGCACGCGCGCATTACCCGCATCGATACCAGCAAGGCCGAGGCGTTGGCCGGCGTCTATGGCGTCCTGACCCACCTGGACACACCGGGCCTGGACTGGGAAGCCGCCTGGTTCAACTACCGCGGCAAGGTGCTTGATGGCATAGGCCGCTTTGTCGGCGACGACATGGCGGCGGTCGCCGCGGTAAGCGAGGAAATTGCCGAACAGGCGGTGCGCCTGATCGAGGTTGAATACGAAGTCCTGCCCCACGTCTTCGACATGGAAGAAGCGCGAAAGATGGACGCGCCGCAGATCCGCGACGAGGGCAATGAACGCGACCCCTACATCGTCGAGTGGGGCGATGTGGCGGAAGGCGAAAAGGACGCCGAGGTCACCGTCGACTGCGACATCTTCTACGAGAGCCAGCAATACGCGCCGCTTGGTCGCAACGCGGCCATCGCTGAATGGATGGGCGACAAGGTGACCTTGTGGACGTCGTCACAGACGCCGTCGGAATTGCGTGACGGCGTGCACGAAGCGCTCGGCATTCCGCTCAGCAAGATCCGCGTCATGGCGCTTCCGTGCGGCAGTTCCTTCGGCCAGTGGTGGAGCAACAATTTCATGATCATCACTGTGCTGCTGGCCAAGAAGGCCCGCCGGGCGGTGAAGATCGAGCTGACCAATGAGGAGTGCATGGCGACGGTCAAGCGTCGCCACCTGGAACGCACGCGCGGTCGTATGGGCTGCACCAAGGACGGCCAGATCACGCTGGCTCAGTTCGACCATCTCATCGACAACGGCGGCTATGGCTTCAAGGACGACGTCGGCTTCTTCTGCGTCGACATGTGGGGCCGCGCCCGACACGGCCACTATGCCGTTCACGGCATCAACACGAACCTTCTGACCGCCGGCTGCATGCGCGGCGTCGGTGACTGTACGCTTGGCGCCAGCGTCGAGCGGGTCGCCGACCAGCTGGCCGAGAAGGTCGGCATGGATCCCGTCGATTTTCGCATCAAAAACCAGATCAAGCCCGGCGAAGAGCTGCGCATGCAGCACAGCAAGCACAACATGAAGGGCAACATCAAAGAGTACATCGACGGCATTCGCGAGGACCTGAAGGAGGACTGGCCGGAGCTGTTCCACCTCTCCAGCGGCTCGACCGAGGACATCCTGACCATGGGTGCCGACGCGTTCGGCTGGAAGGAGCGATGGAAGGGCTGGGGCAAGCCGCATACGGTTGACGGCCCCCTGCGCCGCGCGGTCGGTGTCGGCACCGGCGCCCATGTTTGCGGCGTCGAGTTCGAGGGCAGCACTTCGGCGGTCGTGCGCATCAACCCCGACGGTAGCCTGAAGGTGCATTGCAGCGTTGGCCGCCAGGGACAAGGCAGTGAAACCACCCAATCACAGGTCGCCGCCGAGGCCATGGGCGTCTCGCTCGATATGGTCGAGATAGAGACCGGCGACACCGATTCCTGTCCCTGGAGCCACGGTTCGCTCGCCAGCAACACCATGTACCGGGTCGGCTGGGCGACCCGCGCGGCAACCATGGATGCGCGCCGCCAGCTTCTGGAGATCGCCGCGCGCGAGCTGTTCGACGGCGCCGACCCCGCCGAACTCGACATCACCGACGGCGTGGTCCATCCCAAAGGACAGCCCGATTCCAACCGGCGCTTTCCCATCACCCAGGTCCTGCACGAGATCCGATCCGATACGCTGGGCCAGACCTCGTCGATCACCGGACGTCCATCGGTGCCGATGCCGCCCGCGACCACGTTCGCGCGTCAGTTCGCCGCCCAGTTCGTCGAGGTCGAGGTCGATATCGAAACCGGCCAGATCAAACTTTTGGACTTTCTGGCGGCTCAGGACAGCGGGACCGTGGTCAACCCCCAAGTCCTGAAGAACCAGGTCATCGGCGGCGCTATCTGCGGCGCCGGCTTCGCCATCTATGAACACTTGGTGTTCGACGAAGAGACCGGTGCCATAAAGAACGCCAATCTCTTGGACTACAAGCTGCTGCGCGCGGCCGATTTCCCACACCAGGCCAAGGTCATGTTCAGCGAATCCTATGACCCCGTCGGACCGTTCGGCGCGCGTGGTGCGGGCGAATCGCCGATCGCCGCCTCGATCGCGGCCGTGGCCCAGGCGGTCTATAACGCGACCGGTGTCTGGGTCGATCTGCCCATGACGCCGGAGCGTGTCGTGCGCGCGCTGGGCGGCGTTTGA
- the speB gene encoding agmatinase: MTAPRYTEIPTFMRAPLATDFDDVDIAMIGVPYDGALTNRPGARHGPREIRNQSSLMRAIHHVTRVNPYDLCKVVDAGDIPLSRVFEIEAVIADIRDFYGHLHAKGVVPLSAGGDHSITYPIFGGIAAEQPVGMIHIDAHTDTWDEFLGSKFTHGAPFRRSVEDGLLDPKRTVQIGIRGAQNTAEGWQYSIDSGMRVIFMEEFAEIGVDNVIAEARRVVGDGPTYISFDIDALDPAFAPGTGTPEVGGIMPIEAQKLLRGLRGLDLRGADLVEVSPPFDPSGNTALVGATMMYELLCLLAESIDQRR; the protein is encoded by the coding sequence ATGACCGCGCCGCGCTATACCGAGATCCCGACCTTCATGCGTGCGCCGCTGGCAACCGATTTCGACGATGTCGACATCGCCATGATCGGTGTGCCCTATGACGGCGCCCTGACCAACCGGCCGGGCGCGCGCCATGGTCCGCGGGAAATCCGCAACCAGTCGAGCCTGATGCGCGCGATCCATCATGTCACGCGGGTCAACCCTTACGATTTATGCAAGGTCGTCGACGCCGGTGACATACCGCTTAGCCGGGTGTTCGAGATTGAAGCGGTGATTGCCGATATCCGCGACTTCTATGGCCACCTGCACGCAAAGGGCGTGGTGCCGCTGTCGGCAGGCGGCGATCACTCGATCACCTATCCGATTTTCGGCGGCATTGCCGCCGAGCAGCCGGTCGGCATGATCCATATCGACGCCCACACCGATACGTGGGACGAGTTCCTAGGCTCCAAGTTCACCCATGGCGCACCCTTCCGACGCTCCGTCGAGGACGGTCTGCTTGACCCCAAGCGTACGGTGCAGATCGGCATTCGCGGTGCCCAAAATACCGCCGAGGGCTGGCAGTACTCGATCGACAGCGGCATGCGCGTGATCTTCATGGAGGAGTTTGCCGAGATCGGCGTCGACAACGTGATCGCCGAGGCGCGCCGCGTTGTCGGCGACGGACCAACCTATATCTCGTTCGATATCGACGCCTTGGATCCCGCTTTCGCGCCGGGCACCGGCACGCCTGAGGTCGGCGGTATCATGCCGATCGAAGCCCAGAAACTGCTGCGCGGCCTGCGCGGCCTCGACCTGCGCGGCGCCGACCTCGTCGAGGTCTCGCCGCCGTTCGACCCC
- the larB gene encoding nickel pincer cofactor biosynthesis protein LarB — protein sequence MTETSAFRFDRDREARIGFGEAVFCESKSADQIAAILHEVGEDTPILLTRLDSDKADALPAVLRQRLDVDELSRTAYLRVRHPLRDTARVAVLSGGTSDLPVAQEAVRTLAFHGESSQTHHDVGVAGLWRLEACLDDIRAMPVVIVTAGMEGALVSVVAGLVPGVVIALPTSVGYGAAEGGRTAMFAALTSCAPGITVVNIDNGYGAACAALRHLNMLDRAQS from the coding sequence ATGACTGAGACGTCTGCATTCCGGTTCGACCGCGATCGCGAAGCGCGGATCGGCTTTGGTGAGGCGGTGTTCTGCGAAAGCAAATCGGCCGACCAGATCGCCGCGATCCTGCATGAGGTCGGTGAGGACACGCCGATTCTGCTGACCAGACTTGATTCTGATAAAGCCGATGCGTTGCCGGCTGTGCTGCGGCAGCGCCTGGATGTCGACGAATTGTCGCGGACGGCCTATCTGCGAGTCCGACACCCGCTGCGTGATACCGCGCGCGTCGCTGTCCTGAGCGGGGGAACGTCAGACCTGCCGGTCGCGCAGGAGGCGGTGAGAACCCTGGCGTTTCACGGCGAGTCCAGCCAGACCCACCACGATGTCGGTGTCGCGGGCCTGTGGCGTTTGGAGGCGTGTCTGGACGACATCCGCGCCATGCCGGTGGTGATCGTTACCGCCGGGATGGAAGGCGCCTTGGTCAGCGTCGTCGCCGGCCTGGTGCCCGGTGTCGTCATCGCGCTGCCGACCTCGGTCGGCTACGGCGCGGCGGAGGGCGGGCGGACGGCGATGTTCGCCGCACTGACGTCATGCGCGCCGGGCATCACCGTCGTCAACATCGACAACGGCTATGGCGCAGCCTGCGCCGCGCTGCGCCATCTCAACATGCTGGATCGCGCTCAAAGCTGA
- a CDS encoding LarC family nickel insertion protein, whose protein sequence is MTTARHIHLDLLGGIAGDMFAAAMLDAVPSLRPGLAKALDIDGLTSLARLTWKTSTSAGIAGLQVSVVPTRPAAEQHHRSYRDIMGILAGLPLDHAVRARAEAVFTLLADAEAGIHGVDRASVVFHEVGAVDSIFDIIAGAWLIEAVGDAAWSCSPIPLGSGRVKTDHGPLPVPAPATALLLEGMPTFTDGLAGERVTPTGAALLRSLDPSFEPPEQVMTLAATGHGLGSRSLDGMANLLRVVVFDEISVCGHDNILVCTFEVDDQTPEDLALALDRMRSLAGVIDVLQVPAIGKRGRMCTHIQVLATPGRLEPVVETIFRETTTLGLRWQRVARRTLARETVRIGDGDATVDVKLANRPGGTTTAKAEMADLADVSGGHDGRRVARARAEAAARDRGEAGDG, encoded by the coding sequence ATGACCACAGCGCGCCATATTCATCTCGACCTGCTCGGTGGTATCGCCGGCGACATGTTTGCCGCTGCAATGTTGGATGCGGTGCCGTCATTGCGCCCGGGACTGGCAAAGGCGCTGGACATTGATGGGCTGACATCGCTCGCCCGGTTGACGTGGAAGACATCGACAAGCGCCGGCATCGCAGGCCTTCAGGTTTCTGTCGTGCCAACCCGGCCGGCGGCCGAACAGCATCACCGGTCCTACCGCGACATTATGGGGATTCTGGCCGGTCTGCCGCTGGATCACGCGGTTCGCGCCCGGGCAGAAGCGGTCTTCACGCTGCTGGCCGATGCCGAGGCCGGGATCCACGGCGTCGATCGCGCGAGCGTGGTGTTTCACGAGGTCGGCGCGGTCGATTCGATCTTCGACATCATCGCCGGCGCCTGGCTGATTGAAGCGGTCGGGGATGCGGCGTGGTCATGCTCGCCGATCCCACTGGGCAGCGGCCGGGTCAAGACCGATCACGGTCCCCTTCCGGTGCCCGCGCCGGCCACCGCCCTCCTGCTTGAAGGTATGCCGACCTTCACCGATGGCCTTGCTGGCGAGCGCGTCACCCCGACAGGCGCTGCGCTGCTGCGCAGCCTGGATCCGTCCTTTGAGCCACCGGAACAGGTGATGACACTCGCCGCGACCGGGCACGGCCTGGGCAGTCGGTCATTGGACGGTATGGCCAACCTGCTGCGCGTCGTCGTCTTCGACGAGATCAGCGTCTGCGGACACGACAACATCCTCGTCTGCACGTTCGAGGTCGATGATCAAACGCCGGAGGACTTGGCGCTTGCCCTCGACCGGATGCGATCCCTGGCCGGCGTTATCGATGTGCTGCAAGTGCCCGCCATCGGCAAGCGGGGGCGGATGTGCACCCACATCCAGGTATTGGCCACGCCGGGGCGACTGGAGCCGGTCGTCGAGACGATCTTTCGGGAGACGACGACGCTTGGTCTGCGCTGGCAGCGTGTTGCCCGGCGCACGCTGGCGCGCGAGACGGTCCGGATAGGCGACGGTGATGCGACGGTTGACGTCAAGCTCGCGAACCGTCCCGGCGGCACGACGACCGCGAAGGCGGAGATGGCCGATCTGGCCGACGTGTCGGGTGGCCACGACGGACGCCGCGTCGCACGCGCCCGTGCTGAAGCGGCGGCCCGTGACCGCGGAGAGGCCGGCGATGGCTGA
- a CDS encoding lactate racemase domain-containing protein has translation MLPTVVRVRQAIKADPLGDIDAAVSGGVAKLDLASRTKPGDTVAVGCSSRGIANYGQVVASTVIALKEAGLKPFLFPAMGSHGAATAEGQRQVLIGQGIEPGALDVTIESSLDFDQIADLDDLGIPVLIDRHANGADHIVLINRVKSHTEFTHSFESGLMKMMAIGMGKEEGATLYHKAFMVHGYAPVIRAIADTILDSGKILFGVGIVEDGRAQTAAIDVLAADELVAGEEALLRQSKAFEPRLPLDDIDVLLIDEMGKDISGSGFDTKVVGRINMPLVTEDPETPRIKRIVVCDLTAASAGNADGVGSADFITKRLYDKIDIKALYVNAIAGSEPEHARIPMVMETAREATAAAAGSVGLVATDDLRLVRIRNTLRLEEIDVSTACLTDLAGKPDVTVMGEPGALDFGADDELLPFDG, from the coding sequence ATGCTGCCCACGGTCGTGCGTGTTCGCCAAGCCATCAAAGCCGACCCGCTCGGTGATATCGACGCTGCCGTCAGCGGGGGCGTTGCCAAGCTCGATCTTGCATCGCGCACGAAACCCGGCGACACGGTCGCGGTCGGCTGCAGCAGCCGCGGGATCGCCAATTACGGGCAGGTCGTCGCCAGCACGGTGATCGCGCTTAAAGAAGCCGGCCTCAAACCCTTTCTGTTCCCGGCCATGGGCAGCCACGGCGCGGCGACGGCCGAAGGTCAGCGTCAGGTCCTGATTGGACAGGGGATCGAGCCGGGCGCGCTGGATGTCACCATCGAGTCGTCGCTGGACTTTGACCAGATCGCCGACCTCGACGACCTCGGTATTCCCGTCCTGATCGACCGCCATGCCAACGGCGCCGACCACATCGTCCTGATCAACCGCGTGAAGTCGCACACGGAGTTCACCCACAGCTTCGAAAGCGGCCTGATGAAGATGATGGCGATTGGTATGGGCAAGGAAGAGGGCGCCACCCTCTATCACAAGGCCTTCATGGTGCATGGTTATGCGCCGGTCATCCGCGCCATCGCCGACACCATCCTCGACAGCGGCAAGATTCTGTTCGGTGTCGGCATCGTCGAGGACGGGCGTGCGCAGACCGCCGCGATCGACGTGTTGGCGGCCGACGAGCTGGTCGCCGGCGAGGAGGCGCTGTTGCGCCAGTCCAAGGCGTTCGAGCCGCGCCTGCCACTCGACGACATCGACGTGCTGCTGATCGACGAGATGGGCAAGGATATCTCCGGCTCCGGTTTCGATACCAAGGTGGTCGGGCGCATCAATATGCCGCTGGTGACGGAGGACCCGGAAACGCCGCGCATCAAACGTATCGTCGTCTGCGATCTGACTGCGGCCTCGGCCGGTAACGCGGATGGCGTCGGCAGCGCCGACTTCATCACCAAACGCCTCTACGACAAGATCGATATCAAGGCGCTCTACGTGAACGCTATTGCCGGCTCCGAACCGGAGCACGCGCGCATTCCCATGGTCATGGAAACGGCGCGTGAAGCGACGGCAGCGGCGGCCGGGTCGGTCGGCCTAGTCGCTACCGACGACCTCAGGCTGGTGCGCATCCGCAACACCTTGCGTCTGGAGGAGATCGACGTGTCGACGGCGTGCCTGACGGACCTCGCCGGTAAGCCCGATGTCACGGTGATGGGTGAGCCGGGCGCGCTCGATTTCGGCGCCGATGATGAACTCCTGCCATTTGATGGTTAA